The following coding sequences lie in one Arachis stenosperma cultivar V10309 chromosome 5, arast.V10309.gnm1.PFL2, whole genome shotgun sequence genomic window:
- the LOC130979336 gene encoding glyoxylase I 4-like, whose translation MEIVEVGSCGALPLLSLNHVSLLCRSVWDSMRFYEDVLGFVSIKRPSSFKFNGAWLYNYGIGIHLIENPNIDEFDACMNEARPINPKDNHISFQCTDVGLVKRRIEDMGMKYVTALVEDDGGNKVEQVFFHDPDGYMIELCNCENIPIIPIISSCSFKPRTHSFIKKAASPPAKCGFMENIMMESLSMDMMNFSF comes from the exons ATGGAGATTGTTGAAGTTGGAAGCTGTGGGGCACTTCCTCTGCTCTCATTGAACCACGTGTCTCTCTTGTGCAGATCAGTGTGGGACTCTATGAGGTTCTACGAGGATGTTTTGGGTTTTGTTTCCATCAAGCGCCCTTCTTCTTTCAAGTTCAATGGAGCATG GTTGTACAATTATGGGATTGGGATACACTTGATTGAGAATCCAAACATAGACGAATTTGATGCATGCATGAATGAAGCAAGGCCTATTAATCCCAAGGACAACCACATCTCATTCCAG TGTACGGATGTTGGACTTGTTAAGAGAAGGATAGAAGACATGGGAATGAAGTATGTGACAGCTTTGGTGGAAGATGATGGAGGGAACAAGGTGGAACAGGTGTTCTTCCATGACCCTGATGGATACATGATTGAGCTTTGCAACTGTGAGAATATCCCAATCATTCCTATTATTTCTTCATGCTCCTTCAAGCCTAGAACCCACAGCTTCATCAAGAAAGCAGCATCACCACCTGCCAAGTGTGGATTCATGGAGAATATCATGATGGAAAGCTTGAGCATGGACATGATGAacttctccttttaa